The nucleotide window TTCAAATTTGTTTAACACATTTACATTGATCCAAGCATTTGATTATCAGACTTAGCATCAATAAATTTCCATTGAAAACCACAGCACTGACACCTAACTGtgttaaaacatagaaattaggtgcaggagtaggccattcggcccttcgagcctgcaccgccattcactagactatggctgatcatccaactcagcaccctgtacctgccttctccccataccccctgatctctttagccacaagggctacatctaactccctcttaaatatagccaatgaactggcctcaactaccttctgtggcagagaattccagagattcaccactctctgtgtgaaaaatgtttttctcatctcggtcctaaaagatttcccccttatccttaaactgtgaccccttgttctggacttccccaacatcgggaacaatcttcctgcatctagcctgtccaaccacaagaattttgtaagtttctataagcttaagaattttgtaagtttctataatgttAAGaaatttgtacgtttctataaaacATGCAGTAGAAGGCAGTAGTTCATCTGTGAACTCAAACTGCTCAATGTGAAATAGAGACAAAACAGTTCTCAGATCAATATGTAATGTCATAATGTAAATTTGGCTACAATGCTGCAATTGTTTTTTGAAACATTCCTTCAAATTGCAGTCATGACTATTAAACACTAAAAACCTGAAAGCAACCATACAGAGGCAAAGTTAATCAGATTAATTAACTAttgtacatttggtacattagTGCTCAGATATCAACCCTTTACCATTGTCGCTAAAATGTCGGAAGCCACTTTAGCTCACCATTAACATATTTTCCCTGCATtcacatcaaccccccccccacccacccacccccacattcTACCTCTCACTTGCGCACTCGAGGTAATTTACAGCAGTTAATTAACCAACCACCCTGCACAtttttgagatatgggaggaaaccagtgcacccatgGAAACCTAAACAGTCACAGGgagtatgtgcaaactccatgtagaTAACACAAACCATAGGATTTAACGTGTCACTCGAGCTGAGAGAGAAACTTGACAAGCTGTGCACTACTTCAGAATAACTTTTGAATTGGTGATAACCAGACAGAATTGCAGGGAGTTTACCTCGTGTGGTACTTCCTGCAGACGATCTAAGGCTCGAATATGATCCAACGTGTCTATGGATGGGGAAAGCCCACCATGCAGGCAAAATATCTGTGGATggcaaatcaataaattaaaagtATTGATATCAACCAGATGTACCAAAACAATTTCCGTGTCATAACATCATAACGTTCAAAAAACCTCACAGAAAATATACCAGACCAAAATCACTTTAAATATAGTGGAATTAATTTCTTGATGTACATCTCATTTCTTTAACTATGTTCCAACTCAATTTGGCATTAATGGTTACAGGTATAAAATGgtcaaaaaattcaatcaaaaaAATGTTGCCCATCATAATCCTTCCTGATTAAACCAAGGTCATGAGAAAGAAGAGTATAAGTAGTAATTTCCAAGGAATGTCATAGGGCTAAACCCAAAATATCcatgaaatggaatgaaaagAGGATTTGAATGCAGGAAAATTACTCATTGAATTCTTAAATTTTCTTTAATGAAAACATTCCACTCACTTGACCATCAACTAACGCCGTCAAGGGCAGATAATCAAACAGATCTGTGAAGTACTTCCAAACACTAGCATTTCCATATTTTCTTAGGCATTCGTCATAAAATCCATACACTTGTGTGATTTGTCTGCTTTCATGGTTCCCTCGTAATATTGTGATGCGTTCTCGATATcgaacctttaaaaaaaaagaaatggaaCAACTAACATAGAGCAATATTCCCAATAGCTGCATTACAAAATTAAGTATAACTGAATCAGTACTACTTTTATCAGTCGTTCAAATAATAATGTGCATGGTAAGCATTTGGGAGAGAACCAGATATAATTGCATAATAAAAAGGATGTAAATTTGAAAATGAGTCATACCTTCAATGTTACAAGTAATGTGACAGTTTCAACTGAATAATAACCTCTGTCAACATAATCTCCCATGAAAAGATAATTGGTGTCTGGAGATCTGCCCCCAATTCGGAACAGTTCCATGAGGTCATGAAACTGCCCATGAACGTCACCACACACTGTGACGGGACATCGTACTTCCTGTACATTCGACTCCTTtgtaagaatttctttagcctacA belongs to Leucoraja erinacea ecotype New England chromosome 1, Leri_hhj_1, whole genome shotgun sequence and includes:
- the ppp2cb gene encoding serine/threonine-protein phosphatase 2A catalytic subunit beta isoform yields the protein MESKAFAKELDQWVEQLNECKQLNENQVRTLCEKAKEILTKESNVQEVRCPVTVCGDVHGQFHDLMELFRIGGRSPDTNYLFMGDYVDRGYYSVETVTLLVTLKVRYRERITILRGNHESRQITQVYGFYDECLRKYGNASVWKYFTDLFDYLPLTALVDGQIFCLHGGLSPSIDTLDHIRALDRLQEVPHEGPMCDLLWSDPDDRGGWGISPRGAGYTFGQDISETFNHANGLTLVSRAHQLVMEGYNWCHDRNVVTIFSAPNYCYRCGNQAAIMELDDTLKYSFLQFDPAPRRGEPHVTRRTPDYFL